The segment CAAAAACAGTTTGTCTATCTTTTAAGATAGAATACTGAATTTACGTAAACTCTACTTTTTTCTGACTCTACTTATAGagttatatttttgttagagaTCCATTGAGAATGTGCTCGTCAGAAATTGTTTCTCttggaaaaaaaaatccaatatatagaaaattaacAAATGAGAAATTCATTAAgcaaaaaatgattatttatttttgagtttcatTTTTGAGTTATTGAAAAAGTGGCTTCTAAATGTATGTCTAATACTATGAATATATTACTCTGCTTTTAAAGTTGTTTCATAGAAttatttgtgtttatatatgttatttttagtgatcaagttagaatttttaatacgattaaaattaaaatataataaaacaaaaaatttatgtaaaCGTCAAGGGAATTCTTTACTTAGTTATACAATGTATTTTTCTGACAAATTGGATatcaattaacattttttttcaagaaagtTGTGATTAATTTACTCTGATCATCCTGATCgaattatataaaaagtttGTTCTGTGCActtaatttaaattagatagtTAACTGATTAAATGTAGTTAACATATTTTAGGGCTACTAAGATGTGGCAAGAGTTGTAGATTAAGATGGGTGAATTATCTTAAGCCGGGACTCAATAGAGGGACCTTTACACCCGAAGAGGACGACCTTATTGTTCGACTTTATACTCTTTTGGGTAGTCGTTGGTCTCTCATTGCCGGAAGAATACCTGGTAGAACAGACAATGACATCAAGAATTATTGGAACACGAGTTTGCTCAAGAAACTCAAAGCTCAAGGAAATGAGCCTCGAAAACACAAATCTCAAGCCAAAAAAAGGAGAAGGAAAGAGGAAAAAGCAAATGTCTCTTCCCAAAGTAATCGAAAAAATAACAACGAAAATAAGAGAAAGAGGAAGAAGGAGAAGATTGTCGAAAAACATAACATTGAAGATGAAGAGGCAACAAAGATAGAGGAGCAACCACATACACAGGATTTCGCACAACCAGTATCAGATAGTAATCACAATTTCACTAGTAAGTGCATATGTGATTTTCAAATGAAACATTCTATTGTGTCACGTTTTAAAAGAACATTTTAGcgattatttaaaataaattaattattaggtgatGTATATCAAAATcgctaaatataatataattttttttaaaaataatattatttattcataaatataatttttattttatttttttatgagatTTTATCGAATGACAAAATGTATCGTTCTATTTTTCAGGTTCTTGTAGCAATCAAGATGGCACAAGTAACTCAACCGCTAGTAGTGAAATCCACTCATCATCTCAAAATACTGAAGATCATAACCAAgatgaaatttttgagaaactACAAGTGATAGATGAATTACTCCTCAATGATAATTGCCTTTTTCAACCTGAAAAATACATAGAGTTCAATAATAATGAAAACCATATGTTATTTGAGGAGGTCTATGAAGAGTATTTTCAGCTTGTTTCTGAAAATTCATGTTGAGTCGCGATGGATTCAGAATTGAAGTATTATGAATTAATatctttaaatttcttaatgaGCATTAAATATTcgtaatatgaaaataattgtaatttaaagtgttttttgtataattttttattatcttaattttaattattatgtttagtTATTTTAGCTCAAGACATTTAACTAAATTAACTTTcgacaagaaaaaataattacaagaaAAAACATACTTAAGTTCAATATATTTCTACAATatcaagtattttattttataatatcacATTTCATTGCCATTTAAAAGGCCAAGCAAATGAAGCAGTTGCATTACATCTCCAAAATATGtgttaattttttcataaaaggaTATTGAATACGTTAACGAAAAATgaaacttttataaataaatttttaaaatttaagttgataaattcTTAATTGGGATCAATAATTTCGATCATATAAAAGAGTGAAATTTTGAGACAAGAATTAAcgataattttaatattttatatctattcattcaaaaattatacaatttgtCAAAATATAGGTTCACGTGCCTAAATGTTCACCTCAAATTACatgattgattattttttttaacgaTTAATgataatttgatgaaaaatagaaattagttaatcattttaattttaaaatagaaagaTTCATTTGAATTTTGGGTACTCGATTGTTGAAAATTGGTGGTGTGTAAAATTGAAATACGTGACATCATTAACATTAATTTAACAAAAGGAATCTTAAACGGTtcttttgaggaaaaaaaagaactccAAAATCTTAACGCGACTTCAGTTTTAATcagattttaatataaatatcgattttcataataaaaaatattgatatcgAACATGAAATAGGGAAGAAAAGAGTTAATATATTCAGAGTAGAAAAAGAGTTGAAAttgtttttgtaattatatatatatatttttaaatgactATTTTGCTTTAATTGTTCATTGCGATCAAATTATTGAAATACtaacatataatcatcaaattaaattagaaaggtatttttttttatcaaagacGATCCCTAAGAAAGCTTATGTCTCCGCTTTCACAGTGTTAATAATAACCTTTAAATTCTGACTTCgcttttaattatttcaaaccaCATATTAAACTTATGCCTTGGAATGTTGGGGTGCATCGTAAGACTCTCCCAAGGTGCTTTTTGATAGTGGTGGATAAAAAATAGGTACATTTTCTTGATAAGAGAATAATAGACCACTATGAGTGAAAATACATGCCACACTATTAAgtatttgctttttttttatgatattaagtTAAAATCAGATATGATATTTAGTCAGATTCAGATATTATCTCTTAAAatgattattataaaattaaaattttagcaTTGACtctaatcaaatattaattgtGATTTGATTTGCATTTTATAATCGAGGTGAAACATTCTTTGCCCAACTTATAGGACAAATTTTGGAATGAAACTACTTTTTTCAACTTAgcttgataattttttttgctttttttatttcacaCTAGATGTGCgatattcaatattatatttttttcaccaTTTCACACTAATTTTTTTACGGGAAATATTTTCTTTCGTAACGAACCGAACACACCTAAGTTATGCAAATATCGGCACTAACGTTATTTGCATGTAAACACGCGCGCGCGcgcgcatatatatatatatatagaagccACAAAGGGTGAGAAACTATATGTTTGAATCATTGTTAtctattgtattatattgtattgttactATACTTAcgatgtttgttttgattgttacttaaaatgtattgtatggTTTTGTTAAATctcattgttacgtaacaataaAACCCcttattttatggaacaactaatttggtgtgttctcattattacttaatttctttttccaattatatcgttacataatatttcaaaatactattttaccctttaccttaattatttacCTAATCAAACTTCCTACCATAGACTAACCAAagatatttaagtaaatttataaattacaatacagtacgatacaatcaaatcaaacaattaaaatattactaaacaacaacaaacaatacaatctaTCCAAATattgtatctaccatacaatacagtAAAATAAAGTACCATAcgtacaatacattatgaaacaatgagTAACAATGATCAAAACAAAGTGCGGGTTGTTTGCTTGTAATCTTATGTTATTTAAGGGCATTATTGTCATTTTGACATCATTTTTAGAGAAATTTTACTGTATGAGTAGATAATGCATAGCAATTTTAGGAGTATAGGGATTGCAAAAGGGGtataattatgtgtatttgctagatttaattcattttaaatgtgTTGATTATTGGGACCCTTgattattcaattatttaaaagtGGGTCAAATATAGAtcaattcatatttttcataaaataataataataaacgaGTATTCATCAATCATACTCCCTTTAAATTATGTATGGATGTAAAAACCTCTAAAGGTGTGGttgttaaaaacaaataaattattctctCATATTTTAATTgcctttatattttgaaaataattatcaaatggACTTATTTTTCTCtaacctaaaaaaataaatttcatacatAATGTAATTAAGGGTGGAAATTTCCTTAAATGAGggtataattttcaaaaattttcttaaatctCACCACCTCAAATGGGTCCATACATGGGATTTCGACTATACCTACCCTAGTCAGACTTTAAATTCCgatttgagatttaaattttaatctatCGATCTCAATTCATGATCActtgttttcaaaaatatattttctaaaataatataaaagtacTTCACAAATACACCTCGAAAGGGAAAAtagattaagaagaaaaaaaatataatataaaagtaCTTGTTTATCTCAATCTATTCCTACATTAACGGAGtaaattcaatttcatcatGCTAGGTGAAAAATTGCAGAAAAAAGgagatttttttgttaataaaaacaaaaaagtgtttgctataaaaattaaacttataatataatatagtatttCAACTATGAACCTCTTCCACATggctagaaaataaaatttttagggACAAACGAAATTTTATAGCTAATTAACAACTAAAGTCCTAACTATAAATTAACAACgaattataagaaaattcaattagctaaaattatttttaacgaCGCATAAATAGCTATTAATTACTAATAAATTATGTGactaatttcttattttcttacaaTATCGATGCTTTGgctctactttttttttcaaacaatttcAACGTTTTTATTAAAAGTCGCTCTGCGAGACGTTTAGTAATCTCTATATTGAAGAGACTAAATAGCACTAAAAATGAATCTACCAACCGACAAATGACATTTTTGCTCCTGACTATTCATATTCATGACTTATTCATAATTAAGTCTCAATTCACCTAATCAAAGAATAAAATTCTCTGCTCCCCTCATAAAACTCCTTTTTTTTATGGTTAAAGTATATTATTTGACCCCACACACCTTAATTATGAAAGACATATcatttgagaaaaattattGTACttggtggggtggggtggggttgGGTAGGGTGggagggggtgggggtggggggaaTTATTATTGTCCATACTCCTTCATACCAAAACACACGAAAGAAGTattgtattttgaaaataaataattcctCCCTcggttcatttttatttattagcttatattttttaaaagttaatttaatttatttttaaagttaaattaaattagattaatgtaattatttttaaaaaatagatatttaaaaactatctgaaaagtactataaattgtaatatttttcatatcaatatgataaaaatatacataGTAGACTGTTGGTCAAAGTTCTtgtaatttgactctaaaaaagaaaatcataacaGTAAATTGTGGGCGAAGAGAACACTTAATTATGTATAATGATTGACTATACTATTTCTTGCCATGATTTTCTTCAAACACGAATTTTTGtgtaattatgttgatattaaattatttgcATTGAACAGaaaagaaaaccccaaaatatGCATTATTTTCAAAGAGACTATAGAGTgctaaattaaaaacaatttttttttttaatcattgagtgaaataaacatgagaaaaagATTTACTATATGATTTGTACCTTTTCAAAATCTTATATTATAACATTTTCTTTTACAAGGTTATTTCATTGGCCCCATCTAAGTAAAAAATCACTCCAATATTTAGATTATTAATGGGGAAATTTAATATGAATCGAGTTGTACgttgataattaattaatgggtcATTATTTCTCCAAAACATGTCATATTTGGATTATTTGCATTTCTTTTCCTACTTgcctaattaatttatatcaCTCATAATCAATAATTCTCATAAGAGaaaaaacttttatatttttgtatcatAATATTCACAAGTTATATTTAGTCATAACTTCAGTTTCTCTTATACTTCAATATTAGGCAAAAGTAATTTGATAGTTCAATGACAAGATTTAACGAGCAGCTCATTTGAaggataaaaattaaagatcaaCTCATTTGAAGAATAAACATGCGATTTATACTTATGTTTTCATGGAATTAAAACAATATCGATCATCTCACTTGGTGATGGAAAGTTCATACAAGTTGtgacatcatattattattattattattattatttttattattattattatcatcatttttttctattttttaattattatttttggtctGCAAAACACATGACAATTGATGGGTTGATTTTTCaacttacataaaaatgatTGTAATGatccggaaggtcatttttggaaattttaaatattagtgtaacttgagttaattaattgaattatttatgtaCCAAAAGTGATaggttttacccacatatttaattaaatatagtcTAAATGgtatagggtcttaaataaattatcactttagcccataaactatcaattaattaactcaagttaaatCTTGAATTGTGATAATATTGGCATTAGTTAGTTAGTGGGTATTCAATGGTCAATTGTGAATAATTGGTTAGTTTGATTATAGATAATTTAGTGTGTTGCtgaataaagaaaaacaaaagaaaataataaataaaaaaaaaaaaattgttcaacgTGGctactggaaaaaaaaaatatatttgaaactaACTTTAATGCAAATATATGTATAGGTAATGATTGCCATATTATGTGTGGTTAGTAGATAATTTAGTTTACTTTCTTATTCTTATCACATTATGGGTTAAGTTTTGGAATATTGAggtaagtaattaaatattagatctatcatattatataagTACCAATCGAAttatgatagttgaaatgttaattgacaTCGAGAATTACAAATTTGATTATAAAGTTGGGGTGTATTTTTgggtcaaggttaaacacataaaagtgtgagtgttgttagttctgaaaaccttattgtgaatatatacttgCATAGATTGCATCGatttggaagctcaacggaaagggaaggctcaagtcccagAGTGATTATTAGAGtgattgaggcaagtggatttctaaactcttgttaagcgtacgaaattcgtgtatttccttgtgtgatgttgagaatgatttggagacttgttgtttaattgttggtgttgtatttcttgttgtaaattgtgctttgttatcaaatGGTTATCCCctccttttcatttgagcatgtcatttgcattgtatctgagacatggttgtggtaagaggatgATGTACTATTtccgagggtcgtatcgcgcgccgcgatggatattatatttcgagggacgtatcgcgcgccgcgaaggttactattttatcgagggtcgtgtcgtgcgccgcgacagatgcatggacagatatgtcccccatgggtcccggcctgagagacagcgggtgtgtatcgttaggaaagacatgcatcacgatatttgacattgcatctcatggcattgcacatttttattattgatgaacttgaacatgtgttttgctgatcttgtgattatttctctgtgaagcttgtgactgttgaatattgagttgttattgagaatgtgtaaaNNNNNNNNNNNNNNNNNNNNNNNNNNNNNNNNNNNNNNNNNNNNNNNNNNNNNNNNNNNNNNNNNNNNNNNNNNNNNNNNNNNNNNNNNNNNNNNNNNNNNNNNNNNNNNNNNNNNNNNNNNNNNNNNNNNNNNNNNNNNNNNNNNNNNNNNNNNNNNNNNNNNNNNNNNNNNNNNNNNNNNNNNNNNNNNNNNNNNNNNNNNNNNNNNNNNNNNNNNNNNNNNNNNNNNNNNNNNNNNNNNNNNNNNNNNNNNNNNNNNNNNNNNNNNNNNNNNNNNNNNNNNNNNNNNNNNNNNNNNNNNNNNNNNNNNNNNNNNNNNNNNNNNNNNNNNNNNNNNNNNNNNNNNNNNNNNNNNNNNNNNNNNNNNNNNNNNNNNNNNNNNNNNNNNNNNNNNNNNNNNNNNNNNNNNNNNNNNNNNNNNNNNNNNNNNNNNNNNNNNNNNNNNNNNNNNNNNNNNNNNNNNNNNNNNNNNNNNNNNNNNNNNNNNNNNNNNNNNNNNNNNNNNNNNNNNNNNNNNNNNNNNNNNNNNNNNNNNNNNNNNNNNNNNNNNNNNNNNNNNNNNNNNNNNNNNNNNNNNNNNNNNNNNNNNNNNNNNNNNNNNNNNNNNNNNNNNNNNNNNNNNNNNNNNNNNNNNNNNNNNNNNNNNNNNNNNNNNNNNNNNNNNNNNNNNNNNNNNNNNNNNNNNNNNNNNNNNNNNNNNNNNNNNNNNNNNNNNNNNNNNNNNNNNNNNNNNNNNNNNNNNNNNNNNNNNNNNNNNNNNNNNNNNNNNNNNNNNNNNNNNNNNNNNNNNNNNNNNNNNNNNNNNNNNNNNNNNNNNNNNNNNNNNNNNNNNNNNNNNNNNNNNNNNNNNNNNNNNNNNNNNNNNNNNNNNNNNNNNNNNNNNNNNNNNNNNNNNNNNNNNNNNNNNNNNNNNNNNNNNNNNNNNNNNNNNNNNNNNNNNNNNNNNNNNNNNNNNNNNNNNNNNNNNNNNNNNNNNNNNNNNNNNNNNNNNNNNNNNNNNNNNNNNNNNNNNNNNNNNNNNNNNNNNNNNNNNNNNNNNNNNNNNNNNNNNNNNNNNNNNNNNNNNNNNNNNNNNNNNNNNNNNNNNNNNNNNNNNNNNNNNNNNNNNNNNNNNNNNNNNNNNNNNNNNNNNNNNNNNNNNNNNNNNNNNNNNNNNNNNNNNNNNNNNNNNNNNNNNNNNNNNNNNNNNNNNNNNNNNNNNNNNNNNNNNNNNNNNNNNNNNNNNNNNNNNNNNNNNNNNNNNNNNNNNNNNNNNNNNNNNNNNNNNNNNNNNNNNNNNNNNNNNNNNNNNNNNNNNNNNNNNNNNNNNNNNNNNNNNNNNNNNNNNNNNNNNNNNNNNNNNNNNNNNNNNNNNNNNNNNNNNNNNNNNNNNNNNNNNNNNNNNNNNNNNNNNNNNNNNNNNNNNNNNNNNNNNNNNNNNNNNNNNNNNNNNNNNNNNNNNNNNNNNNNNNNNNNNNNNNNNNNNNNNNNNNNNNNNNNNNNNNNNNNNNNNNNNNNNNNNNNNNNNNNNNNNNNNNNNNNNNNNNNNNNNNNNNNNNNNNNNNNNNNNNNNNNNNNNNNNNNNNNNNNNNNNNNNNNNNNNNNNNNNNNNNNNNNNNNNNNNNNNNNNNNNNNNNNNNNNNNNNNNNNNNNNNNNNNNNNNNNNNNNNNNNNNNNNNNNNNNNNNNNNNNNNNNNNNNNNNNNNNNNNNNNNNNNNNNNNNNNNNNNNNNNNNNNNNNNNNNNNNNNNNNNNNNNNNNNNNNNNNNNNNNNNNNNNNNNNNNNNNNNNNNNNNNNNNNNNNNNNNNNNNNNNNNNNNNNNNNNNNNNNNNNNNNNNNNNNNNNNNNNNNNNNNNNNNNNNNNNNNNNNNNNNNNNNNNNNNNNNNNNNNNNNNNNNNNNNNNNNNNNNNNNNNNNNNNNNNNNNNNNNNNNNNNNNNNNNNNNNNNNNNNNNNNNNNNNNNNNNNNNNNNNNNNNNNNNNNNNNNNNNNNNNNNNNNNNNNNNNNNNNNNNNNNNNNNNNNNNNNNNNNNNNNNNNNNNNNNNNNNNNNNNNNNNNNNNNNNNNNNNNNNNNNNNNNNNNNNNNNNNNNNNNNNNNNNNNNNNNNNNNNNNNNNNNNNNNNNNNNNNNNNNNNNNNNNNNNNNNNNNNNNNNNNNNNNNNNNNNNNNNNNNNNNNNNNNNNNNNNNNNNNNNNNNNNNNNNNNNNNNNNNNNNNNNNNNNNNNNNNNNNNNNNNNNNNNNNNNNNNNNNNNNNNNNNNNNNNNNNNNNNNNNNN is part of the Solanum pennellii chromosome 8, SPENNV200 genome and harbors:
- the LOC107028256 gene encoding myb-related protein 308-like, which translates into the protein MGRKPCCSKEGLKKGSWTKKEDLLLTEYIKEYGEGTGWRSLPKKAGLLRCGKSCRLRWVNYLKPGLNRGTFTPEEDDLIVRLYTLLGSRWSLIAGRIPGRTDNDIKNYWNTSLLKKLKAQGNEPRKHKSQAKKRRRKEEKANVSSQSNRKNNNENKRKRKKEKIVEKHNIEDEEATKIEEQPHTQDFAQPVSDSNHNFTSSCSNQDGTSNSTASSEIHSSSQNTEDHNQDEIFEKLQVIDELLLNDNCLFQPEKYIEFNNNENHMLFEEVYEEYFQLVSENSC